A window of Streptomyces sp. SAI-127 contains these coding sequences:
- a CDS encoding NTP pyrophosphohydrolase: MSDVLLVVVDAANVVGSVPDGWWRDRRGAAERLRDRLAVDGVPGRDGAVEIVLVVEGAARGVESVPGVRVESAAGSGDDRMVELVAEAGERPVLVVTADRELRRRVGELGAEVAGPRTVRP, encoded by the coding sequence ATGAGTGACGTGCTGCTGGTCGTCGTGGATGCCGCGAATGTCGTCGGGTCGGTGCCGGACGGGTGGTGGCGGGACCGGCGGGGGGCGGCGGAGCGGTTGCGGGACCGGCTGGCGGTGGACGGGGTGCCGGGGCGGGACGGCGCGGTGGAGATCGTGCTGGTGGTGGAGGGGGCGGCTCGCGGGGTGGAGTCCGTACCGGGGGTTCGGGTGGAGTCGGCGGCGGGGAGTGGCGACGATCGGATGGTGGAGCTGGTGGCGGAGGCGGGCGAGCGGCCTGTGCTGGTGGTCACCGCGGATCGTGAACTTCGGCGCAGGGTCGGGGAGTTGGGGGCGGAGGTGGCGGGACCGCGCACGGTTCGTCCCTGA
- a CDS encoding glycosyltransferase family 39 protein: protein MPAELLLPSPSVSDSRTAYWSRLLPPLAALACVTRVPSFTRPLWSPDEGYLAVQARLLAQGGQLYETVVDRKPPFVPWLYEAAFAVTGSGTLAGVRVLAVLAQLLTAALLASLARRRWGDTSGRTAGVLYLLISVGLNPQDAQAATFEVFLLPCTAAAMWCADRRRWGAAGTAVACAFLTKQTGGAVLLPVLWLYVASGAGRREAQRLVAGALTPVLCAALVTDPAGFLFWTVTGSGAYATLTGSELHVLARGLANTGIVAVACAGLFAPVVRARRAPTADLWLWLLASAAAVLLGLHFFGHYYLQLLPPVALLATGALRALPYDRTRTAVLTSACVCALFLTWGVLAPRTDLDHARRVAQTVSTRTPPGDPVLIWGMHPETYWLADRAPATRYLTAGLLTNYSGGRDGGRVGERYAVRGAWTVFRREAVSAALVVDDSRGKPYAPERVRGLRRLLAAGYEEVGTVDGAVLYVRRR, encoded by the coding sequence ATGCCCGCAGAGCTCCTGCTCCCGTCACCTTCCGTGTCCGATTCCCGTACGGCGTACTGGAGCCGACTGCTGCCCCCGCTCGCGGCCCTGGCCTGCGTGACGCGGGTCCCGTCCTTCACGCGCCCCCTCTGGAGCCCGGACGAGGGCTATCTCGCCGTACAGGCACGGCTGTTGGCGCAGGGCGGTCAGCTCTACGAGACGGTCGTCGACCGCAAGCCGCCGTTCGTGCCGTGGCTCTACGAGGCCGCCTTCGCGGTGACGGGCTCCGGCACGCTGGCCGGAGTGCGGGTCCTGGCGGTCCTGGCCCAGCTCCTCACCGCCGCGCTGCTGGCCTCCCTGGCCCGCCGCCGCTGGGGCGACACGTCCGGCCGTACCGCCGGAGTGCTGTATCTGCTGATCTCCGTCGGCCTGAACCCGCAGGACGCACAGGCCGCGACCTTCGAGGTGTTCCTCCTGCCCTGCACGGCGGCCGCGATGTGGTGCGCGGACCGGCGGCGCTGGGGTGCGGCGGGAACGGCGGTCGCCTGCGCGTTCCTCACGAAGCAGACGGGCGGGGCGGTGCTGCTGCCCGTGCTCTGGCTGTACGTCGCCTCCGGCGCGGGGCGTCGGGAGGCACAGCGCCTCGTGGCGGGGGCGTTGACGCCGGTGCTGTGCGCGGCGCTGGTGACGGACCCGGCGGGTTTCCTGTTCTGGACGGTGACGGGTTCGGGGGCGTACGCGACCCTGACCGGCTCCGAACTCCACGTACTGGCAAGGGGTTTGGCCAACACCGGGATCGTGGCGGTGGCCTGCGCGGGCCTGTTCGCTCCTGTCGTACGGGCCCGGCGCGCACCGACCGCCGATCTGTGGCTGTGGCTGCTCGCGTCGGCGGCAGCGGTGCTGCTCGGCCTCCACTTCTTCGGCCACTACTACCTCCAACTCCTCCCGCCGGTCGCGCTCCTGGCCACGGGGGCGCTTCGCGCGCTGCCGTACGACCGCACGCGCACGGCGGTACTCACCTCGGCCTGCGTGTGCGCGCTGTTCCTGACGTGGGGTGTGCTGGCCCCTCGCACCGACCTCGACCACGCACGCCGTGTCGCGCAGACGGTGTCGACCCGGACGCCGCCGGGCGATCCGGTCCTGATCTGGGGGATGCACCCGGAGACGTACTGGCTGGCGGACCGTGCCCCGGCCACCCGCTATCTGACGGCGGGTCTCCTCACGAACTACAGCGGGGGCCGGGACGGCGGGCGGGTGGGGGAGAGGTATGCCGTGAGGGGTGCGTGGACGGTGTTCCGGCGGGAGGCGGTCTCGGCGGCCCTGGTGGTGGACGACTCCCGCGGAAAGCCGTACGCGCCGGAACGGGTGCGGGGCCTCCGGCGGTTGCTGGCGGCGGGGTACGAGGAGGTGGGGACGGTGGATGGGGCGGTGCTGTATGTGAGGAGGAGGTAG
- a CDS encoding amino acid permease, whose amino-acid sequence MSSTLFRTKKVEQSILDTEEPEHALKKSLSALDLTVFGVGVIIGTGIFVLTGTVAKNNAGPAVALAFVVAGVVCALAALCYAEFASTVPVAGSAYTFSYASLGELPAWIIGWDLVLEFALGTAVVSVGWSGYIASLLDNAGWHLPEALGTRDGADGFGFDILAAALVLVLTCILVLGTKLSARVTSIVVAIKVTVVLTVIIAGAFFIEGDHYDPFIPKAQEVPAGDSLQSPLIQLMFGWAPSNFGVMGIFTAASVVFFAFIGFDVVATAAEETRNPQRDMPRGILGSLLICTTLYVAVSIVVTGMQKYTDLSVTAPLADAFKATGHPWFAGFISFGAAVGLTTVCMILLLGQTRVFFAMSRDGLLPTFFSHVHPKFRTPHRPTILLGVIIAIVAGFTPLSELAELVNIGTLFAFVVVAIGVVILRKSRPDLPRAFRTPWVPVIPILSVLASLWLMLNLPAETWLRFAIWMVIGFAVYFLYGRSHSLLGRRAATTASNTE is encoded by the coding sequence GTGAGCAGCACCCTCTTCCGGACGAAGAAGGTCGAGCAGTCCATCCTCGACACCGAGGAGCCAGAGCACGCGCTCAAGAAGTCCTTGTCCGCGCTGGATCTGACCGTCTTCGGTGTCGGCGTCATCATCGGCACCGGCATCTTCGTCCTGACCGGCACCGTCGCCAAGAACAACGCCGGACCGGCGGTGGCCCTCGCCTTCGTCGTGGCCGGCGTCGTCTGCGCGCTCGCCGCGCTCTGCTACGCCGAGTTCGCCTCCACCGTCCCGGTGGCCGGATCGGCCTACACCTTCTCCTACGCCTCCCTCGGTGAACTGCCCGCCTGGATCATCGGCTGGGACCTGGTCCTGGAGTTCGCGCTGGGCACGGCGGTGGTGTCCGTCGGCTGGTCCGGCTACATCGCCTCACTGCTGGACAACGCGGGCTGGCATCTGCCGGAGGCGCTCGGCACCCGCGACGGGGCCGACGGCTTCGGCTTCGACATCCTCGCCGCCGCGCTCGTCCTGGTGCTGACCTGCATCCTCGTGCTCGGCACCAAGCTCTCCGCGCGCGTGACCTCGATCGTCGTCGCCATCAAGGTGACGGTCGTGCTGACCGTGATCATCGCGGGCGCCTTCTTCATCGAGGGCGACCACTACGACCCGTTCATCCCGAAGGCGCAGGAGGTGCCGGCCGGTGACAGTCTCCAGTCGCCGCTGATCCAGCTGATGTTCGGCTGGGCGCCCTCCAACTTCGGCGTGATGGGCATCTTCACCGCCGCCTCCGTCGTCTTCTTCGCCTTCATCGGCTTCGACGTCGTGGCCACGGCCGCCGAGGAGACCAGGAACCCGCAGCGCGACATGCCCCGCGGCATCCTCGGTTCCCTCCTCATCTGCACGACCCTCTACGTCGCCGTCTCGATCGTCGTGACGGGCATGCAGAAGTACACCGACCTGTCCGTCACGGCCCCGCTCGCCGACGCCTTCAAGGCCACCGGCCATCCCTGGTTCGCGGGCTTCATCAGCTTCGGCGCCGCCGTCGGCCTGACGACGGTCTGCATGATCCTGCTCCTGGGCCAGACCCGGGTCTTCTTCGCGATGAGCCGCGACGGACTGCTCCCGACGTTCTTCTCCCACGTCCACCCGAAGTTCAGGACCCCGCACCGGCCGACCATCCTGCTCGGCGTGATCATCGCGATCGTCGCCGGCTTCACACCCCTGAGCGAACTCGCCGAACTGGTCAACATCGGCACCCTGTTCGCGTTCGTGGTGGTCGCCATCGGTGTGGTCATCCTTCGCAAGTCCCGCCCCGACCTGCCCCGGGCCTTCCGCACCCCCTGGGTGCCGGTCATCCCGATCCTGTCGGTCCTGGCCTCCCTCTGGCTGATGCTCAACCTGCCGGCCGAGACCTGGCTGCGGTTCGCGATCTGGATGGTCATCGGCTTCGCCGTCTACTTCCTCTACGGCCGTAGCCACAGCCTTCTCGGACGGCGCGCGGCGACGACGGCCAGCAACACGGAGTAA
- the dxs gene encoding 1-deoxy-D-xylulose-5-phosphate synthase, with protein sequence MPLLTRIRGPRDLDRLSLEELDQLAEEIRSFLVGAVSKTGGHLGPNLGVVELTIALHRVFDSPKDRVLFDTGHQAYVHKLLTGRQDFSRLRSKGGLSGYPSRAESEHDVIENSHASTVLGWADGLAKANQVLKRDDHVVAVIGDGALTGGMAWEALNNIADAKDRPLVIVVNDNERSYAPTIGGLANHLATLRTTDGYERFLARGKDLLERTPVVGRPLYETLHGAKKGLKDFIAPQGMFEDLGLKYVGPIDGHDLEALESALARAKRFGGPVIVHCLTEKGRGYEPAEQDEADRFHGIGPIHPDTGLPIKASAASWTSVFGDEMVKLGREREDIVAITAAMLQPVGLKKFADTFPERIYDVGIAEQHAAVSAAGLATGGLHPVFAVYATFLNRAFDQVLMDVALHKCGVTFVLDRAGVTGDDGASHNGMWDMSMLQVIPTLRLAAPRDAEQLRAQLREAVQVDDAPTVLRYSKGVVGPAVPAVGTVGGMDVLREPGTDTPDVLLVSVGALAPMCLEIATLLDKQGISTTVVDPRWVKPVDEAMAPLAERHRVVVTVEDNSRVGGVGSAVAQALRDAGVDVPLRDFGIPPRFLDHASRAEVMAEIGLTAPDIARQVTGLVSKLDGRYSDRAAEAEPARD encoded by the coding sequence GTGCCGCTGCTGACCCGCATCAGGGGACCGCGTGATCTGGACCGGCTCAGCCTTGAGGAGCTGGACCAGCTGGCGGAGGAGATCCGCAGCTTCCTCGTCGGCGCAGTCTCCAAGACCGGCGGCCACCTCGGCCCCAACCTCGGTGTGGTCGAGCTGACCATCGCCCTGCACCGGGTGTTCGACTCGCCCAAGGACCGGGTGCTCTTCGACACCGGCCACCAGGCGTATGTGCACAAGCTGCTCACCGGGCGGCAGGACTTCTCCAGGCTGCGCTCCAAGGGCGGGCTGTCCGGCTACCCCTCGCGCGCCGAGTCCGAGCACGACGTCATCGAGAACAGCCACGCCTCGACCGTCCTCGGATGGGCCGACGGGCTCGCGAAAGCCAACCAGGTGCTCAAACGGGACGACCACGTCGTCGCCGTGATCGGTGACGGTGCCCTGACCGGCGGCATGGCCTGGGAGGCGCTGAACAACATCGCCGACGCCAAGGACCGGCCGCTGGTCATCGTCGTCAACGACAACGAGCGGTCCTACGCCCCGACCATCGGCGGCCTCGCCAACCACCTGGCCACCCTGCGCACCACCGACGGCTACGAGCGCTTCCTCGCCCGCGGCAAGGACCTGCTGGAGCGCACCCCCGTCGTCGGCAGGCCGCTCTACGAGACCCTGCACGGGGCCAAGAAGGGCCTCAAGGACTTCATCGCGCCCCAGGGCATGTTCGAGGACCTCGGCCTGAAGTACGTCGGTCCCATCGACGGCCACGACCTCGAGGCGCTGGAGTCGGCGCTGGCCCGCGCCAAGCGCTTCGGCGGGCCGGTCATCGTGCACTGCCTCACCGAGAAGGGCCGCGGCTACGAGCCCGCCGAGCAGGACGAGGCCGACCGCTTCCACGGCATCGGCCCCATCCACCCGGACACCGGCCTGCCGATCAAGGCCTCCGCCGCCAGCTGGACCTCCGTCTTCGGCGACGAGATGGTCAAGCTGGGCCGGGAGCGCGAGGACATCGTCGCCATCACCGCGGCCATGCTCCAGCCGGTCGGCCTGAAGAAGTTCGCCGACACCTTCCCGGAGCGCATCTACGACGTCGGCATCGCCGAGCAGCACGCGGCCGTGTCGGCCGCGGGCCTCGCGACCGGCGGCCTGCACCCCGTCTTCGCCGTCTACGCCACCTTCCTCAACCGTGCCTTCGACCAGGTCCTCATGGACGTCGCCCTGCACAAGTGCGGTGTGACCTTCGTGCTCGACCGGGCCGGCGTCACCGGCGACGACGGCGCCTCGCACAACGGCATGTGGGACATGTCGATGCTCCAGGTCATCCCCACGCTCCGGCTCGCCGCCCCGCGCGACGCCGAGCAGCTGCGCGCCCAGCTGCGCGAGGCCGTCCAGGTCGACGACGCGCCGACCGTGCTGCGCTACTCCAAGGGCGTCGTGGGCCCCGCCGTACCCGCTGTGGGCACCGTCGGAGGCATGGACGTCCTGCGCGAGCCGGGGACCGACACGCCGGACGTACTCCTCGTCTCCGTCGGCGCTCTCGCCCCCATGTGCCTGGAGATCGCCACGCTCCTCGACAAGCAGGGCATCTCCACCACCGTCGTCGACCCGCGCTGGGTCAAGCCCGTCGACGAGGCCATGGCCCCGCTCGCCGAGCGGCACCGCGTGGTCGTCACCGTCGAGGACAACAGCCGCGTCGGCGGCGTCGGCTCGGCGGTCGCTCAGGCCCTGCGTGACGCGGGCGTCGACGTCCCGCTGCGCGACTTCGGCATCCCGCCGCGCTTCCTCGACCACGCCTCCCGCGCCGAGGTCATGGCGGAGATCGGCCTCACCGCCCCCGACATCGCCCGCCAGGTCACCGGCCTGGTCTCCAAGCTGGACGGGCGGTACAGCGACAGGGCGGCCGAGGCGGAGCCCGCCCGCGACTGA
- a CDS encoding sugar ABC transporter permease — MSDTSKVSKADAGTKGQAHQSTVAPSDDPTAAPVSVVDPRLLIREEGLKGYWTEFTRKVKGGELGSLPVVVGLIVIWTIFQLQNDRFLSADNVSNISYYMSATGMLAIGLVFVLLLGEIDLSVGSVSGLASTLFAVFSVEHGVGVWLSLVLAVLVGIGIGALQGWFFAKIGVPAFVVTLAGFLGWNGLMLWLLGSSGTINIPSDSGPIHLLGQSSFFMDQAIIGAYLLAGLGVVLSLVGNLNDQRRRKAANVPFRPTSEILLRVGVLALASFLAAYVLNDAAGVSNALVIFLAALVIVDFVLRRTTYGRKVFAVGGGIEAARRAGINVPLIRITVFAISGGFAAIGGMFFAGQTASATLSAGGGNTLMLAIAAAVIGGTSLFGGRGSVWSALLGMLVIQSIQTGLDLLNMNQSIQYMITGGVLLGAVVIDSVSRKSQKAAGRG; from the coding sequence GTGAGCGACACATCCAAGGTTTCCAAGGCGGATGCCGGGACGAAGGGGCAGGCGCATCAGTCGACGGTCGCCCCCTCCGACGATCCCACCGCCGCGCCGGTCTCGGTGGTCGACCCCCGGCTGCTGATCCGCGAAGAGGGCCTCAAGGGCTACTGGACCGAGTTCACGCGCAAGGTCAAGGGTGGTGAGCTGGGCTCGCTGCCGGTCGTGGTCGGCCTGATCGTCATCTGGACGATCTTCCAGCTGCAGAACGACCGCTTCCTCAGCGCCGACAACGTCTCGAACATCAGTTACTACATGTCGGCCACCGGCATGCTCGCCATCGGCTTGGTTTTCGTCCTGCTGCTCGGTGAGATCGACCTGTCGGTCGGTTCGGTCAGCGGTCTGGCCTCCACCCTGTTCGCCGTGTTCTCGGTGGAACACGGCGTGGGCGTCTGGCTGTCGCTGGTCCTGGCGGTCCTCGTCGGTATCGGCATCGGCGCGCTGCAGGGCTGGTTCTTCGCGAAGATCGGCGTACCGGCGTTCGTCGTGACCCTGGCCGGCTTCCTCGGCTGGAACGGCCTGATGCTGTGGCTGCTGGGCTCCAGCGGCACCATCAACATCCCGTCCGACTCCGGTCCGATCCACCTGCTGGGCCAGAGCTCGTTCTTCATGGACCAGGCCATCATCGGCGCGTACCTGCTGGCGGGCCTCGGTGTCGTACTGAGCCTCGTCGGCAACCTCAATGACCAGCGGCGCCGCAAGGCCGCAAACGTGCCGTTCCGGCCGACCAGCGAGATCCTGCTGCGCGTCGGGGTGCTCGCGCTGGCGTCCTTCCTCGCCGCGTACGTGCTGAACGACGCCGCCGGTGTCTCCAACGCGCTGGTGATCTTCCTGGCGGCGCTGGTGATCGTGGACTTCGTGCTGCGTCGTACCACGTACGGCCGCAAGGTGTTCGCGGTCGGCGGCGGCATCGAGGCGGCCCGCCGTGCGGGTATCAACGTGCCGTTGATCCGTATCACCGTGTTCGCCATCTCGGGCGGGTTCGCGGCCATCGGCGGTATGTTCTTCGCCGGTCAGACCGCAAGCGCGACGCTGAGCGCCGGCGGCGGCAACACGCTGATGCTCGCCATCGCGGCGGCCGTCATCGGTGGTACGTCGCTGTTCGGTGGGCGTGGCTCGGTGTGGTCGGCGCTGCTCGGCATGCTGGTGATCCAGTCGATCCAGACGGGTCTGGACCTGCTGAACATGAACCAGTCGATCCAGTACATGATCACCGGTGGTGTTCTGCTGGGAGCGGTCGTCATCGACTCGGTGTCCCGTAAGTCCCAGAAGGCGGCCGGTCGCGGATAG
- a CDS encoding ATP-binding cassette domain-containing protein: protein MVNVSATPVLALRGVSKRFGAVQALTDVELEVHAGEVVALVGDNGAGKSTLVKTIAGVHPIDEGIIEWDGSPVSINRPHDAQGLGVATVYQDLALCDNLDVVGNLYLGRELLRRGIIDEVSMEQKARELLNTLSIRIPSVRIPIASLSGGQRQVVAIARALIGDPKVVILDEPTAALGVEQTAQVLDLVERLRERNLGVILISHNMADVKAVADTVAVLRLGRNNGSFSVKDTSQEEIISAITGATDNAVTRRAGRRSTEAAK, encoded by the coding sequence ATGGTTAACGTGTCCGCTACGCCCGTGCTGGCGTTGCGCGGAGTCTCCAAGCGATTCGGTGCGGTGCAGGCCCTCACCGATGTCGAACTGGAGGTCCACGCCGGTGAAGTGGTCGCCCTCGTCGGCGACAACGGCGCTGGAAAGTCCACGCTGGTCAAGACGATCGCCGGTGTGCATCCCATCGATGAGGGCATCATCGAGTGGGACGGCAGCCCGGTCAGCATCAACAGGCCGCACGACGCCCAGGGACTCGGCGTCGCGACGGTCTACCAGGACCTCGCCCTGTGCGACAACCTCGACGTGGTCGGCAACCTCTACCTCGGACGCGAGCTGCTGCGCCGCGGCATCATCGACGAGGTCTCGATGGAGCAGAAGGCGCGCGAGCTGCTGAACACGCTCTCCATCCGCATCCCGAGTGTGCGCATCCCGATCGCGAGCCTCTCCGGTGGTCAGCGCCAGGTCGTCGCCATCGCGCGCGCCCTGATCGGCGACCCCAAGGTCGTGATCCTGGACGAGCCCACCGCCGCCCTCGGTGTCGAGCAGACCGCACAGGTCCTCGACCTCGTCGAGCGGCTGCGCGAGCGCAACCTCGGCGTCATCCTCATCAGCCACAACATGGCCGACGTGAAGGCCGTCGCCGACACCGTCGCCGTGCTGCGGCTGGGCAGGAACAACGGTTCCTTCTCGGTGAAGGACACCAGTCAGGAAGAGATCATCTCCGCGATCACGGGTGCCACGGACAACGCCGTGACCCGTCGTGCGGGGCGTCGCAGCACGGAGGCCGCGAAGTGA
- a CDS encoding substrate-binding domain-containing protein: MRRVAVSVAISALAVSAAACGKAGDDDNAGDSSSSGSGGKSIGLLLPDNVTARYEKFDKPYFEAKVKELCSDCTVSYANAAADPAKQAQQMSSMVTKGVKVIVVSAQDSAAIKSSIASAVSKGVKVVAYDRLAQGPVSAYVSFDNVKVGELQGQALLDALGSKATPKSKVVMINGDDADPNAAQFKEGAHKVLDGKVDIAYEQSGLWKDTVAAQKVSAAITQLGAKNIAGVYAANDGMAGGIANTLKGAGISTIPLTGQDAELAAIQRIVAGTQSATVYKAYKPEADNAAELAVNLLQGKDIKSLADTEVTSGSGDKVQAKLLTPVSVTVKNIKDTVVKDGLYTVAQICTSDYAAACKKAGLQ, from the coding sequence ATGCGTCGTGTGGCCGTATCCGTCGCGATCTCGGCGCTGGCCGTCTCGGCCGCCGCCTGTGGCAAGGCCGGCGACGACGACAACGCCGGCGACAGCAGCAGCTCGGGCTCGGGCGGCAAGTCGATCGGCCTGCTCCTGCCCGACAACGTCACGGCGCGGTACGAGAAGTTCGACAAGCCGTACTTCGAGGCCAAGGTCAAGGAGCTGTGCAGCGACTGCACCGTCTCCTACGCCAACGCCGCGGCCGACCCGGCCAAGCAGGCCCAGCAGATGAGCAGCATGGTGACCAAGGGCGTCAAGGTCATCGTGGTCTCGGCGCAGGACTCCGCCGCCATCAAGTCCTCCATCGCCTCCGCGGTGAGCAAGGGCGTCAAGGTCGTCGCGTACGACCGTCTGGCCCAGGGCCCGGTCTCCGCGTACGTCTCCTTCGACAACGTCAAGGTCGGCGAGCTCCAGGGTCAGGCCCTGCTCGACGCCCTCGGCTCCAAGGCGACCCCGAAGTCCAAGGTCGTCATGATCAACGGTGACGACGCCGACCCGAACGCCGCGCAGTTCAAGGAAGGCGCGCACAAGGTCCTCGACGGCAAGGTCGACATCGCCTACGAGCAGTCCGGCCTGTGGAAGGACACCGTCGCCGCGCAGAAGGTGTCCGCGGCCATCACCCAGCTGGGCGCCAAGAACATCGCGGGCGTCTACGCCGCCAACGACGGCATGGCCGGTGGTATCGCCAACACCCTCAAGGGCGCGGGCATCAGCACCATCCCGCTGACCGGTCAGGACGCCGAGCTCGCGGCCATCCAGCGGATCGTCGCCGGCACCCAGTCCGCCACGGTCTACAAGGCCTACAAGCCGGAGGCCGACAACGCCGCCGAGCTCGCGGTCAACCTGCTGCAGGGCAAGGACATCAAGTCCCTGGCCGACACCGAGGTCACCAGCGGCTCCGGTGACAAGGTCCAGGCGAAGCTGCTGACCCCGGTCTCGGTGACCGTCAAGAACATCAAGGACACGGTCGTCAAGGACGGTCTGTACACCGTCGCCCAGATCTGCACCTCGGACTACGCCGCCGCGTGCAAGAAGGCCGGCCTTCAGTAA
- a CDS encoding ROK family transcriptional regulator, translated as METPGSQSSLHRANLERVVRAVRLAGSLTQAEIARTTGLSAATVSNIVRELKDGGTVEVTPTSAGGRRARAVSLSGDAGIVIGVDFGHTHLRVAIGNLAHQVLAEESEPLDVDASSAQGFDRAEQLVNRLIEATGVDRSKIAGVGLGVPGPIDLESGSLGSSAILPGWIGTKPAEELQGRLGVPVHVDNDANLGALGELVWGSGRGVRDLAYIKVASGVGAGLVISGKIYRGPGGTAGEIGHITLDESGPVCRCGNRGCLETFAAARYVLPLLQSSHGTDLTMEGVVRLARDGDPGCRRVIADVGRHIGSGVANLCNLLNPSRVVLGGDLAEAGELVLGPIRESVGRYAIPSAARQLSVLPGALGGRAEVLGALALALSEMGDSTLLDSTLHAATPAFT; from the coding sequence GTGGAGACTCCGGGGTCGCAGTCGTCGCTGCACCGAGCCAACCTGGAGCGGGTCGTACGTGCCGTCCGGCTGGCCGGGTCGCTCACGCAGGCGGAGATCGCCCGAACCACGGGACTGTCCGCCGCGACCGTCTCCAACATCGTCCGCGAGCTCAAGGACGGCGGAACCGTCGAGGTCACGCCCACATCGGCGGGTGGCAGGCGGGCCCGCGCGGTCTCCCTGAGCGGGGACGCCGGCATCGTCATAGGGGTGGACTTCGGGCACACCCATCTGCGCGTCGCGATCGGCAACCTCGCCCATCAGGTGCTGGCCGAGGAGTCCGAGCCGCTGGACGTGGACGCCTCCTCCGCCCAGGGCTTCGACCGGGCGGAACAGCTGGTCAACCGGCTGATCGAGGCGACCGGCGTGGACCGCTCGAAGATCGCCGGGGTGGGCCTCGGCGTGCCCGGCCCCATCGACCTGGAGTCCGGCTCCCTGGGCTCCTCCGCCATCCTGCCGGGGTGGATCGGCACCAAGCCCGCCGAGGAGCTCCAGGGGCGCCTGGGCGTGCCCGTGCACGTGGACAACGACGCCAACCTGGGCGCCCTGGGTGAGCTGGTCTGGGGCAGCGGCCGGGGAGTGCGGGACCTGGCGTACATCAAGGTCGCGAGCGGTGTGGGTGCCGGACTGGTCATCAGCGGCAAGATCTACCGGGGCCCGGGTGGCACAGCGGGAGAAATCGGGCATATTACTCTTGATGAGTCCGGCCCCGTCTGCCGCTGCGGCAACCGTGGCTGTCTGGAGACCTTCGCGGCCGCGCGCTATGTGCTCCCGCTGCTCCAGTCCAGCCACGGCACCGATCTCACCATGGAAGGCGTTGTTCGACTCGCACGGGACGGAGATCCAGGCTGTCGTCGGGTGATCGCCGACGTCGGCCGACACATCGGCAGTGGAGTCGCCAATCTCTGCAACTTGCTGAACCCGAGCCGAGTCGTCCTGGGCGGTGATCTCGCCGAGGCCGGTGAGCTGGTGCTCGGGCCGATCAGGGAGTCTGTCGGCCGCTATGCGATCCCCAGTGCGGCACGCCAACTGAGCGTGCTTCCCGGGGCACTTGGAGGTCGTGCGGAGGTGCTCGGAGCACTCGCTCTCGCCCTCAGCGAGATGGGTGATTCGACCCTTTTGGACAGCACGCTGCATGCAGCGACACCTGCCTTCACTTAG
- a CDS encoding carbohydrate ABC transporter permease — MKTTDTPAPVPAESGTPVAKSDTRGDPARKEKKKKEGGALNVFSHGMLILWAFMVVMPLLWAVMTSFKDDSSIFNSPWALPDKLHFDNWSRAWTDANMSDYFLNTILVVAGSLIGTLVLGSMAAYVLARFDFPGNRFIYFLFIGGMSFPIMLALVPLFYVVNNMGLLNTIHGLILVYIAYSLPFTVFFLTAFFRTLPTSVAEAAFVDGASHSRTFFQIMLPMAKPGLISVGIFNFLGQWNQYMLPTVLNTDPDKRVLTQGLVQLAASQGYKGDWSGLFAGLVMAMIPVLVAYIIFQRQVVAGLTAGALK, encoded by the coding sequence ATGAAGACGACCGACACCCCTGCCCCCGTACCGGCCGAGTCCGGTACTCCCGTCGCCAAGAGCGACACCCGAGGCGACCCGGCTCGGAAGGAGAAGAAGAAGAAGGAGGGCGGCGCCCTCAACGTCTTCTCGCACGGAATGCTCATCCTGTGGGCGTTCATGGTCGTGATGCCGTTGCTGTGGGCGGTGATGACGTCCTTCAAGGACGACAGCTCCATCTTCAACTCGCCCTGGGCGCTGCCGGACAAGCTGCACTTCGACAACTGGTCGCGGGCCTGGACCGACGCCAACATGAGCGACTACTTCCTCAACACCATTCTGGTGGTGGCGGGTTCGCTCATCGGCACCCTGGTGCTCGGCTCGATGGCGGCGTACGTGCTGGCCCGGTTCGACTTCCCGGGCAACCGTTTCATCTACTTCCTGTTCATCGGCGGCATGAGCTTCCCGATCATGCTGGCGCTGGTCCCGCTGTTCTACGTCGTGAACAACATGGGCCTGCTGAACACGATCCACGGGCTGATCCTGGTCTACATCGCCTACTCATTGCCGTTCACGGTCTTCTTCCTGACCGCGTTCTTCCGCACCCTGCCGACCTCGGTGGCGGAAGCGGCCTTCGTGGACGGGGCCTCGCACTCCAGGACGTTCTTCCAGATCATGCTGCCGATGGCCAAGCCGGGCCTGATCAGTGTGGGGATCTTCAACTTCCTGGGCCAGTGGAACCAGTACATGCTGCCGACGGTGCTCAACACCGACCCGGACAAACGGGTGCTGACCCAGGGGCTGGTCCAACTCGCGGCCAGCCAGGGCTACAAGGGCGACTGGTCGGGCCTGTTCGCCGGTCTGGTGATGGCGATGATCCCGGTCCTCGTGGCCTACATCATCTTCCAGCGACAGGTGGTGGCCGGGCTGACGGCGGGCGCCCTGAAGTAG